In Myxococcus stipitatus, a single window of DNA contains:
- a CDS encoding PIN domain-containing protein has translation MAFIVVYDACVLFPAPLRDLLVRLGMVGLFRARWTERILDECFRNILHHRPDLRPEQLARSRSLLEQAIPDGLVRGSEPLIEGIRGLPDPDDRHVLAAAIRCSAQLIVTFNLKDFPARVLSAYDVEARHPDDFVLDVIDLDGAAVARVLREQAAALRSPPRSVHEVLALLRQQGLRRSVTRLTVLLEA, from the coding sequence ATGGCCTTCATCGTGGTCTACGATGCCTGTGTCCTCTTCCCCGCGCCGCTCAGGGACCTGCTCGTCCGTCTGGGCATGGTGGGTCTGTTCCGGGCTCGATGGACGGAGCGGATCCTCGACGAGTGTTTCCGGAACATCCTCCACCATCGTCCGGACCTGCGACCGGAGCAGCTCGCGCGGAGTCGGAGTCTGCTCGAGCAGGCCATTCCGGATGGCCTGGTGCGCGGCTCCGAACCCCTCATCGAGGGCATCCGGGGATTGCCCGACCCGGATGACCGGCACGTGCTCGCCGCGGCCATCCGCTGTTCGGCGCAGCTCATCGTGACCTTCAATCTCAAGGACTTTCCCGCGCGAGTCCTGTCCGCGTATGACGTCGAGGCCCGGCATCCGGATGACTTCGTGCTGGATGTCATCGACCTGGATGGCGCGGCTGTCGCGCGCGTGCTGCGAGAACAGGCGGCCGCGCTGCGGAGTCCCCCGCGCTCGGTTCACGAAGTCCTGGCGCTGCTCCGACAACAAGGGCTGCGCCGCTCCGTCACACGGCTCACCGTGCTGTTGGAGGCGTGA
- a CDS encoding helix-turn-helix domain-containing protein, with protein sequence MGPGLELKDITAPGERSAREAAEAVRRLAPLLRRSRKKKAASLRLHAEESSRSVSIDLPLEAVELFARVLEQMARGRAVTIVPIHAELTTQEAANLLNVSRPHLIRLLDEGHMPFHRVGTHRRVRVADLLAYKRRDEARRRKVADALTDEAQKLRLGY encoded by the coding sequence ATGGGGCCCGGGCTGGAGTTGAAAGACATCACCGCGCCGGGAGAACGAAGCGCCCGGGAGGCCGCGGAGGCCGTGCGGCGGCTGGCGCCTCTGCTGCGACGCTCGCGGAAGAAGAAGGCCGCCAGCCTGCGGCTTCATGCGGAGGAGTCCTCCCGTTCCGTCTCCATCGACCTCCCCCTGGAGGCCGTCGAGCTGTTCGCGCGCGTCCTCGAACAGATGGCGAGGGGGCGTGCGGTGACCATCGTCCCCATCCACGCGGAGCTGACGACGCAGGAGGCGGCCAACCTGCTGAACGTCTCGCGTCCCCACCTCATCCGCCTCCTCGACGAGGGCCACATGCCCTTCCATCGCGTGGGCACGCATCGGCGCGTCCGCGTCGCGGACCTGCTGGCCTACAAGCGCCGGGACGAGGCCCGACGCAGGAAGGTCGCGGACGCCCTCACCGACGAGGCGCAGAAGCTCCGCCTGGGCTACTGA